The following proteins are co-located in the Cetobacterium sp. ZOR0034 genome:
- a CDS encoding alpha/beta hydrolase, with the protein MREFKIYSDKNILKGIHYEANSQNKKNGIILMCHGFAGVQNLFFPKYAEKFSLEGFDVITFDYNGFGESEGETQIIPTNQMRDISNVILYLRKNEDFKDKQLYLWGTSLGGLYVLKLAATLPGISGVYAQITFSDGLRNNTSLLDLEGKEKYLNQLENIRYKEISENKRLLLPLKKLLSDSQSKTFLDRYKEEFSMLLSTKLSLATISDINELSIDSYLDKINVPVLLLKANNDIVNLPQEMDFIYKTLKCNKKLLEYDCGHYDVYENEVFLSSITEQIKWFSKEK; encoded by the coding sequence ATGAGAGAGTTTAAAATTTATTCTGATAAAAATATTTTAAAGGGAATTCATTATGAAGCAAATTCTCAAAATAAAAAAAATGGAATTATTCTAATGTGCCATGGATTTGCAGGAGTTCAAAATTTGTTTTTTCCAAAATATGCTGAAAAATTTTCTTTAGAGGGATTTGATGTTATTACCTTTGACTATAATGGGTTTGGAGAAAGTGAAGGAGAAACACAGATAATCCCTACAAATCAGATGAGAGATATTTCAAATGTTATTTTATATTTGAGAAAAAATGAGGATTTTAAAGATAAGCAACTGTATTTATGGGGAACTTCTTTAGGTGGGTTATATGTATTGAAATTAGCGGCTACACTACCTGGAATTTCAGGAGTATATGCACAAATTACATTTTCAGATGGACTAAGAAATAATACATCTTTATTAGATCTTGAAGGAAAGGAGAAGTACTTGAACCAGCTTGAAAATATTAGATATAAGGAGATTTCAGAGAATAAGAGGTTATTACTTCCTCTAAAGAAATTGTTATCTGATTCTCAAAGCAAAACATTTTTAGATAGATATAAAGAGGAGTTTTCAATGCTTTTGAGCACAAAATTATCCTTAGCAACTATTAGTGATATCAATGAGTTGTCGATAGATTCATATTTAGATAAAATAAATGTTCCGGTATTACTTTTAAAAGCCAATAATGATATTGTGAATCTACCTCAGGAGATGGATTTTATATATAAAACATTAAAATGTAATAAAAAATTATTAGAATATGATTGTGGTCATTATGATGTCTATGAAAATGAGGTATTTTTATCATCTATAACTGAACAAATAAAGTGGTTTAGTAAAGAAAAATAA
- a CDS encoding MipA/OmpV family protein: MKKLLFFNLFLPSILLASNNFSLSLSSGVNNSVYKTKKQQNSYVLPTLDIQYNGFFIESSEIGYTFWGDETLSLSISSEFFAGYPIKGKDLKVGYQNIEKRKSLIMSGLSLDYKFLEDNYLSLSTNFGKKGNKTSLNILRSITLPHNFLFVPSIYGNIYSRDFSNYYFGITADEAKKNSLITAPYSVKETYAVGVSMALEKKLNKSFSIYTFGSYEVLSNTIKKSPIVKKDYFWTVGGGLKYAL; this comes from the coding sequence ATGAAAAAATTATTATTTTTTAATCTATTTTTACCTTCAATACTCTTAGCTAGCAACAATTTCTCATTAAGTTTATCTAGTGGTGTGAACAATTCAGTCTATAAAACAAAAAAACAGCAAAACTCTTATGTTTTGCCTACCTTAGATATTCAATACAACGGATTTTTTATTGAAAGTAGTGAAATTGGATATACTTTTTGGGGCGATGAAACACTATCTCTTTCAATAAGCAGTGAATTTTTTGCAGGTTATCCAATCAAAGGCAAGGATTTAAAAGTTGGCTATCAAAATATTGAAAAAAGAAAATCACTAATTATGAGTGGTCTATCTTTAGACTATAAATTTTTAGAAGACAACTATCTTTCACTCTCTACAAATTTTGGAAAGAAGGGAAATAAAACTAGCTTAAATATATTAAGAAGTATAACTCTACCCCATAACTTTCTTTTCGTTCCATCGATCTATGGAAATATATATTCTAGAGATTTTTCAAACTACTATTTTGGAATAACAGCTGATGAAGCTAAAAAGAACAGCTTAATAACAGCCCCTTATTCTGTTAAGGAAACTTATGCAGTGGGAGTATCCATGGCTTTAGAAAAAAAATTAAATAAGTCATTCTCTATCTATACATTTGGGAGCTATGAAGTTTTGTCAAACACAATAAAAAAATCTCCTATTGTTAAAAAAGATTACTTCTGGACAGTGGGAGGTGGGTTAAAATACGCACTTTAA